In Pseudorasbora parva isolate DD20220531a chromosome 1, ASM2467924v1, whole genome shotgun sequence, the DNA window aaaccaatcataaaatggGCATAAAAAATCAGAGAATAATATTTTAgatattagtggttattgttcagcagtgtatttgatatgttaccaaattaaaagcaagagatgcgataaattatatcggtccaaaaaaaaatggtattatgacatttctgtccccctaaCTTCTGaaaaaagatggctacgcccctggtcTTGTCATCCATGAAAAcgaaattaatatattttttaaattaataattgtttaatatTACGACAAATAATATCAACCAAAGAAAAACAACCCTGCCactttttgtttacttttttttattaaaaaatatttgaaatattaatatgtggttcagacaataagtgtgcatatatatttatcaatgcaataaattaaatatgacataaaaaagcaaaaattgAGTCTTTGTTAAATGTCAGTTTATGTAAGATCAAATAGCCATTAAAAAGGTATACGAAGCTATACaagaaataaagcaaacaatCAAACATACAAAGTCAGTGCTAGGCTACAACAGTTAAACAAGCCTAAAAATacaaagttatgaaacttcactttgccctAGCTCAGCCAAAATGATTTGCCAGTTAGACAAATtatatctcatgtttaaccacTACAGAGACATCAGTGTCAGCGGCAAACATCAGAAGAACTagccgaggaaaggctgctctcggcgGGGTTAAAGAGCGCTGAGCGCCTGGTGATCgactggatctcacaactctTAAAACGGCAGATCAAATTCAAATAGGCGATCTCTTTATGAATAAACCACAGGTTTGAATATTGCGTGacacattaacagtagtattttttaattacgcTGAGTttctctagcctagaaatctagacgcaccctagcagcagcaaatctaatctgccacgagtgtcgtctagcaactctcaattcacttctgagctgtaaacgccaaactctggtcgggccaatcacatcgtgtatagagtcggtgggcggggcttaatataatgacggccgagttgcgcttgcgtgtttctagtaaacacagaaactggggaacggcggtctttcgaatcagctttggccgcgactttGGAAGACTtagagttgagcttttctctgagaaaagaacaaagaacggcactgaagtcattcttaaaaagggaagatgtgttctgagttttgccgaacggatacggtgaaagttttatctgtcaactagctctgcttcaccttcgttgctctggttggtgtagcgctatcctatcgcgtgcagagggagtttgaaagacaaccgtttatcccgcccctcggactgatccctgtcaatggtgagtttccagaccaaacatcttaatgtgggtctggcttgtcaggctagggtttCTCATCTGCTATTGATACTTTTTGTTTGGCAcgagatgcattctgggataccTGTCTGTCTCAAGCCTGCTAAAGTCACCTCTCGATAAATCCTCGATAAAAGGGGCGGATCAAGGACACATCCAGGGATTTAAACTATTCTTGGCTAGATGTAAACTTTGAAATGGAACAGTATTGGGCAGAGACTGATGACGTTTAACAGAAGTAGAAGCGTTCAGAATACTGTACGGTAGTAAAGCAAAATCATACATCAAATTAAAATTCAccatatgaataaaataatacttCGTAAGCTTGACTTCACTTTTCCGATGAATTACTTTAAATCAAATAACAGAATCAAAGAAATACATCTGAATTAAACGCCTATATTTTTGACTGAAGGGGTGTCAATAAACTGAATTAATTGATTGTAGCTACTCAGTTAGCTTAGGGGCTATGATGAATAATTAAAGCTTTGCAAATTAACAATTCCACGAATTATAAAACGTGAATTTAAAGGTGAAGTATCTAAAAACAATTCCATTAAATTtatgagaaaaaataaaatttccccCGCAAAACTTTGTTCTCAATTTGTTCATGCTCCATGTATTTAGCGTGTATTAGCGTTTCCTGCAGGTTTCAGACGAATCTTTTACTTTTGACTAcgggtgaatctccagttgtcactgatgattgtcgtttggacctttctggattacaatccgccatcaaaatgacaagtttaattattccagctgctgtgagtaAAGATCGGTCGTAtataaggcgctatataaataaagatgatttgTCTTGACGTTTAAAATCAAAGCAAATGTGGCTGTGATGATTGCTGACTTCTTCCCAGTCTTGCAGTCTCTCGTGTTCTTGCTCAGACGTGGACAGGCTCTGAGTTCCCAGTCAGGTTGGGGTTGGACATCAGGCTTCGGCTCAAGTCTCGAGCTCAAGACCTCCTCCACAGCAAGTATGTTGTTTCCTATTCAATACAAAGATTATATGAACAAGTCAACTCATGAATGATTTTTAGAGTTTATTAAActatattttcctgtttattacaGTAAAGCCGCTTTGAAatgatctgtattgtataaagcactttataaatgaaggtgacttgactatAACAAGTGATGATATGACAAATGATAATAATCCTACTCTGTCTGTTACACTTCCTCACACCTGCTGAAATCACTGATCGAGTAAATCTCCTGAACTTCTCCAATCTACAGTAGGTCATCTCATCCATTTATGTTGTGACATCTGCTCTAACGTCGGCCGTTTAGTTGGATCCCGGGCTAGGCACTGGCTAATCAGATCCCTGTATTCTGTACAAATTTTAATAAGGAGTTAGTCATGCATCTATGAAAACAGCATCTAAAACATGATTATTATACTGTAAAATGTTCTTTAGCTTTACTTTAAAAGTGAAGTATGTAGTTTCTGTGACACTAGGGGCACAGGGcggaattacaaaaataaataatattttcaaaaaacCTTGCAACGGCCCCTTTTGTGCATAAGTCTTCCCCAACATCACAAACACAGCTCTTGTTTAAGATTCAACATATTAGGAATACTTTAAGCTGTGTTGCATTtgtctttattaaaatgtatcctTCTGAATGGGAGCATGACTATGATatatcatcagctctgttttctgttcaccatcagctctgtttctgttcagttttctgtgtcggttgattgtttgtattattctatatttttacttgttattaatttttttgttattttttccctttgttgcactttgagattcttcggaatgaaaagtgcattataaataaaatctattattattattattattattattattattattattattattattattattattattattattattattattattattgaaggGTGCTTTGTATCACAATGCTTTGTTCACTTTGAGATGTTCATGACCTGTTTAACGTATGAATGCAGCGAATTTTGGCTTTCACTTCTTTAGCTAAATTTCTTTTCCCATGGCTCCGCCTGCTACattagccacgccccaaactctcgcTATACGTTGAGCTATatacaggggcgtagcaccaaattttgggccctgggtacaaaccatcttgctgggcccccgtaccatgtatgtgtatgtatagaaaactgacttctaaggcccccccctgcctcgggccctggttactcagtaccctttatccccccagtcccacgcccctggctatatataaaaaatcgTACATACTTCATCTTTAACTGTCTCTCTTCAGAGCCTttgctttatgtgtgtgtgtgtgtgtgtgcgtgcgtgtttgtgcgcgtgtgtgtgcgttaTCAATGTTGTCATTATGATTCACTCACTATTGGATAAGTGGTAGTACAGAAATGGAATTTTGGCTCGTCTGATTTCTTTCCAATTGGCAAAAGGATGAGATACGTGCACCATAGTGTACAACAGCACTCCTAGAGCCCAAACATTTGCTGGTATGGCGTGGAAACGAGGTTCTGTTAAGACTTCAGGTGGATAGTAATATGGTAGTCCTGTAAAGAAGACATTTGCACATTGATGagctttttttttaagcattaaATAATAAGTCACTACATTCAGGTTTTCACACTCTCAAAATGCTCACCAACGTATGTTTTGCTCTCGTAGCCATCACTACTAAATAGCTGACCGCAGCCAAAGTCTATCAGCTTGAGCTCCAACGTCCTTTCATTTAACAGGAAATTCTGCGCATGAATGTCATTATGAAAAACACCGTGCTTGATGCAGACCTGTACTGCCAGCAGAGCCTGTCGCATGATGAACTGTGCTGTGGGTTCATACAGGACGGGTTTACGAACGATGTAGTCCCGCAAGCTCATGCAAGGCTCGGGGAACTCCATAACAAGAGTGAATTTTCCAGGATGTTCAAACCACTCGTATAGCTGTATGATGAACGGGCTTATGGGTTTTCGcctcatcatcagcagcagcgcCACTTCTGTAACGAGAGGTTTGGGATGCCCAGGCTAGAGAAAAATAGTAGTCAGAAGGTTAGCTGAGTAAAAATCTGAAGAAAACATATCAAAGTATCTTTAAAagtcctttttttaaattctttttttagaTACATTCAAAAGAGCCTTTTCAGCTCAAAGTTATTTGGTGCCTCTAGGCTTATTTGTCAGTCACATTTACACTTAATGCTTTCTACGGGTGTATTAACTACAGTAATCTGCTCTGAAACGACTAAATACATATTCAGGTTTTGGCCAACTTACAATATAAAGATAACGATCGTTTTCAGTCTTGCTTAATTGCTTGATGGCAACCTGCAACAAAAAAGAAAGttagttttaaatatgttttgatGCATTTAAGAGCAAAATGTTTGAACAATTCAGTCAGATTTACCTTTTTGCCATCATATTTGCGTGTTCCCTTGTACACGCTGCCAAATCCTCCGGATTCAAGCATCTCTCCCACATTATAGAGAGACTCAAAAGACTCtgaaaaacaaagagaaaaatatgagaaatatatgacctaaaaaaaatattttaatatttcctCAAAACAAGCCATAAGCATTattttcagtgaaaaacaagatgacaatactgtttaaaatgatgttggaGAAATAATGATCAGCGATTTACCATCATTTGGCTTGACGCCGGAGTGATCTGATGCAGATGATGATGGCTCAGGATCAGGGGAAAAAGGCTCCACAACATCCACAGCACTGCTGAGACAACAGCAGCAGACAGGACTCTTCATAGCCTTCCATACCCTCTTGAAGAAAGAACGAATTCTTTTCCCTTTCCCACATTCTGTAGGATTTTCTGAAATTAAGATTTTCATTAGATTGACGTCAAATTAAGCAACGATATAATGACATAACttacattttactttttaaattctCATCTGTAATGTTATAAATCCAAAGTAATGGAAATACTTCCAAGCTATCCTCCTGACTTCTAGATAATGCCTGCATAAATGtcccaaaatcttattttacaAATTATAGTGGTCACAATATAGTTATTTTTCTTGCTTTATCTGATCTTTTTGGTTTCATTTGACCAAATCAGTTCTGGTAATggcaaatataatatatttatgttatattaaatacaatatatttaaataaacgttaatttttaaatgcataGCTATGTGTTAGTTATGCCATAACCGACTCTGTAATATGACAGCCAGTTTGACAattttctgtgtatttgacaacataaaaacaaaaagtcTTGAAATAGAATTCTATTCTGGATTGTTTGCTATCTGAGAAGCGGCTTTCTGTGCGCATGTTTCGGGTGTGTGTCAGAGACAGCACAAGTACCCCTGAGTTCATGGCTTcattttgaatgttctctgaatgtTCTGAAAATGTTAGACGAATGTCCAATTAAAATAtttctgttaaaaaaataataataataatttaagcaAAGTTGTGCTGAGCAACAGTAAATGTGAACAGACATTACCATGATAAAAACATGAAGCAGTTATGCAAGAAATAGCAAAATCTCTGTCTGTACACTTTACACTGGCCAGCCTTATTTCAGTCTCACCTGTTGAGATCCTGTTCAGGGGAGAAGCCTCCATGGCACCCTGAACATTTCGGCCATTAGAAGTCCCTGTTGGCTCGACAGGAACTTGACCTGGCAGCGGAGGGCACGACCAATCAAAGCTGTCAGACCtgccctgttcgcttcggcTGTCCGATCCATCGCCACTCCACCTCCCAATGACGTTGAATGAGCCTCTGCTGCTCAGGGACAAAGATGACATGATGCCCGGCGAAGAATCTGTGGAAGCAGATCTTCTGGATCCGAAATGGCCTGAGTCGGGAAAATTTCAGACATCAAATCAGCCATTGAAAACAGAAATAGAAACGGAGCCATAACTTCTTTATTAAAAGCCTATTCTTACCAATGCAAGAGCAtttagatgaagatgaagatgaagagaaTGGATGTACATCATCATCTGAGCTCTGTTGGCTGCCGCTCTGCAGCGTCCTGTCAGCCTGACCTGTggacacagaaacagaaaactcagacagagacagaggtgCTAAATGTCTACAACTGAAttctcactggtaaaaatacCATTATGACTAGTAACACTGGGAACAATttaagattattaatattaaaattaaatgttccCTGAATGTTAAGAACGtccattttcaaaaatatattttttcttggtTAAAGGAACATTCTAGTTTATACTTTTTCATTATGGGAActttacttttgaatgttctctagATGTTCTGAAAATGTTAGACAAATGTCCAATTCAAatcttttctaaaaaaaactaaaaaaaattcagcaaAATTGTGCTGAGCAACAGTAAATGTGAACGGACATTACCATGATAAAAACATGAAGCAgttatgcatgaaatagcaaaaTCTCTATCTGTAGACTTTTACGTTACACTGGCCAGCCTTATTTCAGTCTCACCTGTTGAGATCATGTTCAGGAGAGAAGCCTCCATGGCACCCTGAACATTTCGGCCATTAGAAGTCCCTGTTGGCTCGACAGGAACTTGACCTGGCAGCGGAGGGCACGACCAATCAAAGCTGTCCGATCCACTCCTGGATCTGGAGTGACCTGAGTCTGGAAAATTTTAGACATCAAATCAGCCATTAAAATTAGAAATAGAAATGGAGAAATaacttatttattaaaatactatTCTTACCAATGCAAGAGCATTTAGATGAAGATGAAGTGAGTGGATGTTCATCATCATCTGAGCTCTGCTGGCTGCCGCTCTGCAGTGTCCTGTCAGCCTGACCTGTggacacagaaacagaaaactcaGACAGAGACGGGCGTGCTAAATATCTAGGAAGCGCCTGGATCTGGGTCGGGTCTGGCAGCAGATCGCGGTCATCAGAGCAGGGTCTCCAAATCTTCTGACCAGCCGTCTGAGAGAAAGCAGCTCTTCTGGATCTAGAGCGGCCTGAGTCTGGAATATTTCACACATCACATAACATTAGTTGGTAATGTTTCGTCAGTGGTCAATTACAAATATTGTTACTATAGTTACGTTACTCAAATTgaaaatttttatttcatatgCAAGGAATCAAATACATGTGATCACTAAGCTGAGAACATTGGGGGATTTTTAACCTTACACGATTTTCTTAACATTAATGTAGTCAATCACTGTACAATATCAAACCATAAACAAGTGAAAACCAAAAGCACACTCACCTCCTCTTTCACCCATCATGTGAGCCATCGGTATCCTTCGAGTCCAAACtgcaataaaaaacacaacacaatacaaaatacaatacaataaccTACTACTCTCCTTAGAAATACTCctcccaaaataaaataataataaaataagacaaaaattaaataaaactccAAACTCCTtctaaaataagaaaataacaataaattaaaagataatatgaacaaaaatataacGTTATAAAGGATATTATCTTCCGATGTTCTTCAAGAATAAAAGTCCCTCAGAAATTTGCTCCAAGATCGCAAAATCAGCAGCACAGAAAATATTCTGGAAGTGTGTGAATTGGTGAATCAATCAAACCAACAGATAGAGATCGGTTCGCGtgtgtatatatttgtattcaGAATTCATAACACGCGTCGCTATAGTAACTAAAATGCACGTGGATGAGTAGAGCACGTGATCACACATCCAAGAATGCTTTATTAAATAGCTACAAACTTAATTTTGACGTTTTTTTTATGAGATTTGTGGTTTCTGAacagtcattattattattattattattagactaTTATTTTCGGTGGAATTATTTTTCCAcagaaaataatacaaaaatgaaaactgcACAAACTCTAGCCCTGGATTGAGTCGTTGATTCTGTCCAAAATGCGCAAAACGGCAGAAGGGAGGTAAAATGTGGACATAATCTTATTATAAAGTCTAATTTAATTCGCCCTTTACTTTGGCAAGCCAGTTTATCTTAAATTGTTCCCAGCTACTCGTAGTAATTGCATTTTTACGGGTAAGAACTCATTCAGAGAGCTCTACTAGTGAATTATCactagtaaaaatgcaattacgACTAACACTGTAACAATTTAAGATTGCTATATTATATGAGAGAAAAGTTGTTTAATACACCAGCTTCTATAGCTTGAAagtttgacattttaaaaatcacatgaaagcaaaaaaaaatgtaagttctTAAAAATCAAACTAATCCAGAAAAAAACGGAATtcccatgggcgtagattacgcgggggatgGTTGGAACGTGTCCCCcatcacttttaataaaatgtattttcgtcccccgcacttttactgggtctcaccgaccagtcgacccgctccgagcgagATTCGGTGCGGGgacgggcaagttaacagggacgctgacagctttctctaatctcggttgatagaccgcttcttgaggtcacgggcaagtgtatttacatggAAACCAATGtaaatacatcaagatttaaattcagagacaaaaaataatctatgcatggcCTGTAATTTTATTCGAATCTAAATAGACCGCTCTCACtgaaagtccaaaagtggattcgtagaAGTAATACCGTCACGCTGGAGCtacagctgaaggaaaacaatcgttatgagttatgaaacgtgacgacgacaatcagacgagtgcgacaatatatgctttatgtgtgtgttttcaagtcatctcaatgtaggctatttattgacaataaagtaggctattatatgaataatgcagcttttaatgtttagtatcttctgctcaccaaggctgcatttatgtaatcaaaaatagtttaaaaagtaatattttgaaatattattacaaattaaaacagcttttttcctatgtgaatatattactgtgatcaaagctgaatttatcaccattactccagtcttcagtgtcacatgatccttcactaattattctcatatggtgattttataatcaagaaacatttatgattattatctgtgttgaaaacagttgctgcttaaaaatgttgtggaaaccatgatagcctacatgttatttttcaggattctttaattaatagaaagttcagtggacagcatttatttgcatttattaaataaattatcttttgtattaaaaatatcacttgtgatcaatttaatgcatgcctgatcaacaaaagtattaatttctctcttttttaattttaccacaaatgtttagatggtttccaaaaaaattaagcagcactaTGAGCAGctcaactgataataatcataactgtgtgttgatcatcaaatcctcatatgagaatgattagtgaaggatcatgtgacactgaagactggagtaatgatgataaattcagctttgatcacaggaataaattacactttactatatcttcacatagagaacagtatggtttacatcagaatatatatatattttttttacattgcataaaatctatggagtcttaatgcacaagtgtttataggcctatataaaccaatcatacaattggcataaaaaataggagaataatatagatattaattagtggttattgttcagcagtgtatttgatatcttgcccaattaaaagcaagagatgcgataaattatattggtccaaaaaaaaaaaaaaaaaatggtattacgacatttctgtccccctcacttctgaaaagatggctacgcccctgctgGCTGCACAGAATTCATATGTTCCTCAAAGGAAATAAAGGTCATACAGAACATATACATTTAATTGTATTACTGTTCAGGTGCATTAAATCTCtcgttttattatttatatttctacTTCTAACATTGctaaatatattgttatacatgcactctaaaaaaacgATGCTatagtaggcctacttaaagtGGTTCTTTGACctgtaatcataggggaaccactttaagtgctgtatagcACACAATCTTAGTAATTtagtggttcttcagcggttcttcggTGGTTCTATGGGGTGATataggtgctatatagcaccactgcCGTACAAATAACCTTTCAAgcccctttaaaggttctttgcatgccaaaaaaaaatactgttggtgccgtttagcaccattattgaggaaaaaataaaatgtgatttgGCACCTCTTATGGGTTCTACATAGAATCATTTGACAA includes these proteins:
- the LOC137084137 gene encoding serine/threonine-protein kinase pim-2-like — its product is MKSPVCCCCLSSAVDVVEPFSPDPEPSSSASDHSGVKPNDESFESLYNVGEMLESGGFGSVYKGTRKYDGKKVAIKQLSKTENDRYLYIPGHPKPLVTEVALLLMMRRKPISPFIIQLYEWFEHPGKFTLVMEFPEPCMSLRDYIVRKPVLYEPTAQFIMRQALLAVQVCIKHGVFHNDIHAQNFLLNERTLELKLIDFGCGQLFSSDGYESKTYVGLPYYYPPEVLTEPRFHAIPANVWALGVLLYTMVHVSHPFANWKEIRRAKIPFLYYHLSNRNNILAVEEVLSSRLEPKPDVQPQPDWELRACPRLSKNTRDCKTGKKSAIITATFALILNVKTNHLYLYSALYTTDLYSQQLE
- the LOC137040280 gene encoding dentin sialophosphoprotein-like; protein product: MAHMMGERGDSGRSRSRRAAFSQTAGQKIWRPCSDDRDLLPDPTQIQALPRYLARPSLSEFSVSVSTGQADRTLQSGSQQSSDDDEHPLTSSSSKCSCIDSGHSRSRSGSDSFDWSCPPLPGQVPVEPTGTSNGRNVQGAMEASLLNMISTGQADRTLQSGSQQSSDDDVHPFSSSSSSSKCSCIGHFGSRRSASTDSSPGIMSSLSLSSRGSFNVIGRWSGDGSDSRSEQGRSDSFDWSCPPLPGQVPVEPTGTSNGRNVQGAMEASPLNRISTESVMA